CCCCACGCCACCCAGGGGCTCGGACGTTGCCCGGACGCGCCTGCGCACCACGGCGGTGGGGTCCGTCCCGGCCATTCCCACCAGCCCGATCTCGCCGCGGAAGGCGCCCGTCATGGATTCCACCACGGAAGGCAGGTCGCGCAGGCGATGGAACTGGGCCCGCAGCCAGCGCGCGTCGTTGCCGGCGCGCAAGGCGTCGTCACGCAGCGCGGTGAGCATATCGGTGGTGCCAAGCTCGTCCGCCACCGGAATCAGGCGGCCGAACAACGCGCGCAGATGATCGATCAGCCGCAGGCGGTGCCCTTCGGCGGTGACGTAGCTGCCCTGCAGGCCGAAACGGCAGGCCTGGAAATGGTTGCTGCGATAGGCCAGCCACAGGCCGCCTTCCGGCTGCGGCTCGCGCTGCAGCAGGACGGCGAGCGCCTGGGCGAAAGCCGCCAGCTGGCAGGCGCGCTCGACCGTCAGCGGCGTATCGCACACGCGGATTTCCACGGTACCGAATTCCGGCTTGGGACGGATGTCCCAGTACAAGTCCTTGATGCTTTCGGCCAGGCCCAGGTTGCGCAGCTGGGCCAGATGGGCCTCGAAGCGGTACCAGTCCGTGACCTCCGGCGGCATATGGCCGGCCAGCGGGAAACTGTTGACGGCATTGAGCCGGCAGCAGGAAAACAGCGTGTCCACGCCTTCATAGTAAGGCGACGAGGCCGACAGGGCGATAAAGTGGGGCACGTAGGCCGAGAGCTGGCGCGTCAGCGCGATCGCCTGGTCGCCGCCTTTGACGCCCAGGTGGATATGCTGGCCGAATACGGTGAACTGTCGCGCCAGGTAGCCGTACATTTCGGCCAGGTACTGGAAGCGCGGCGTGTCGGAAATCGAGCGTTCCTGCCAGCGCATAAAGGGATGGGCCCCGCCACCGGCGACGGAGACACCCACGGCATCGGCCGCTTCGCAGAGGGCGGTGCGCATTTCGCGCATTTCGGCGAGCAAGCCCATGGGATGCTCGTGCACGGAGGAGTTCAGCTCGATCATCGAGCGGGTGATTTCCGGCTTGACCCGGTCGGCAATGGGATGATCGGCCATTTGGGCCAGCAGTTCGTCCGAAGCAGCGGTCAGGTCAAACGTCCGTGGGTCGATCAGTTGCAGTTCGAGTTCGATGCCCAGGGTATTGGGGGCGGAAGGGACGAACGGAATCTGTTCCATTTCCTGCTCCTATGTATCTTATGTCGGGGGGCTGCGTCAGGCGGTCTTGAAGCCCGGCGGTTCCCGGGGTGCCTGGTGTGAGACGCGAAGCCGCAGTTTAGCCGCCTGTTGGCGTCATAAGCGGTGAAAATCGTGACATTAATACGCAACCGCGCGTAACTTGCGGGCTTCTCCGCCCTGCGGGGTAAGCAAGTACTTACCTCTTAGGGTATCTCCGGGGATTTCTCACCTCCGCCAGAAAGCTGGCGTAAAAAGAAGTAGCACCGTGAACAGCTCCAGGCGCCCGATCAGCATGCCGAAGGTGCAGAGCCAGGTCTGGAAGTCCGTCAGGACCGAGAAGCTTCCCATGGGGCCGATGGGGCCCAGCCCCGGGCCGGTGTTGTTGACGCTGGCCACCACGGCGCTGAAGGCCACCACGGGATCCAGCCCGGAAGCCAGCATCAGAATGGTCAATACGGCGATGGACATGCCGTACATCAACATGAACGCCAGCACGGAAGCCATGACGCGGTTATCCACCACCCTGCCCCGCAGCCGCACAGGGCTGACCGCATGCGGATGCAGCATGGTGACCAGTTCCGTGCGCCCCTGCTTGGCCAGCAGGATGGCGCGGATCATCTTGATGCCGCCGCCGGTGGAACCGGCGGAGGTCGCCACGCCGGACAACAGCAGCATCGGCAAGGTGGCGAACAGCGGCCACTGGGTGTAATCCACATTGGCGTATCCGGTGGTGGTGATCACGGACACGGCGTTGAATATCCCATACCGCATCGCCTCGCCGGGCGTGTTGTAGATGCCGTCGACATACAGGAAAACCGCGATCGCCAGCGCGGCGCCAAGCGTAACGACCAGGTAAGGAATGGTTTGCGGGCAGGTCAGGTAGGGCCGCAGGCTGCGCGTGTGCCAGGCACCGAAGTGGGTGGCGAAGTTGATGCCGGCGATCAGCATGAAGACAATCGCCACGATCTCGACGGGTAGCGAATCGAAATGCGCGAAGCCATCGTCCCAGGTGGAGAACCCACCCAGGCCCATGGTGGTCGCCATATGGCACCAGGCCTCGAACCACGACAGGCCGGCCAGCCGGTAAGCCAGCAGGCATAGCAGGGAGAAGCCGAAATAGACCGCGTACAGCGCCTTGGCGGTGCTGGCGATACGCGGGGTCAGCTTTTCGTCCTTGATCGGTCCTGGAGTTTCGGCCCGGAAAACCTGATGGCCGCCCACGCCCAGCAGCGGCAGGATGGCCACCGCCAGGACCAGGATACCCATGCCTCCCAGCCAGACCAGCGTCGCCCGCCACAGATTGATGGAAGGCGGCAGGCGATCCAGGCCGGTCAGCACGGTCGCCCCCGTGGTGGTCAGGCCGGACATCGCCTCGAAGTAGCCGTCCGTGAAGGACAGCGGGGTGCCGGCACGATGAAAATAGAGCAGCAGCGGAATGGCCGCCAGCGCCGGCAGGACGGTCCACACCATCGACACCAGCAGGAAACCGTCGCGCGGACGGAGTTCCGAGCGGCGGCGGCGGGTCAGCGCCCAAAGCAGTCCGCCAGCCGCGATACATGCCACGGCAGCATAGAGAAAGGCTTCCCGGGCCGCGTCGCCGGTATAGATCGCCAGCCCCAAAGGCAGGATCATGGCCAGCGAGAACAAGGCCATGATCAGGCCCAGCAGATTGAATACGGAGGCGAGCCTGGTCACCCGCGGCCTCCCGTCATGGGCCCGGCCGCGCGGAGGACATGGCGCGGGCGCCGCGCGGACATCGCCGGCGCCTTGCGCCGCCGGGAAACGATCAGACGGATGGTAGGCATGGGGCCGGGTGGGTCAGAAAAACGATGCGGATACCTGGAACAGCTTTTCCACGCGGGCCATCTGATTGCGGCCCGGCACGAAGACGATGACATGGTCGTCCTGCTGGATGACGGTGTCGGGCTCGGGCATGATGATTTCGTCATCGCGAACCAGCGCCCCGATGACCGCGCCCTTCGGCAGGCGCAGCTGGCAGACCTGGCGCCCGACCACGCGGGAGGTGCTGCGGTCGCCGCGCGCGACGGCTTCCAGCGCCTCGATCACGCCCTGCCGCAGGCGATGCACGGCCAGCACGTCGCCGCGGCGCACGTGGCGCAGCAGTTCGCTCATGGTGGCGTGCGAGGGCGATACCGCGACGTCGATATGGCTGCCCTGCATCAATTCACCGTAGGCCTGCCGGTTGATCAGAGCGATGACGCGCCGCGCGCCCAGTCGCTTGGCCAGCAGCGACGACATGATGTTGTCTTCGTCGTCGCTGGTCAGCGCCAGCCAGGTATCCATATCCTGGATATTCTCGCGTTCCAGCAAGGCTTCGTCGGTGGCATTGCCATGCAGGACCAGGACGTTGGATGGCAGCTTTTCCGCCAGGTACTGGCAGCGCGCCGCGCCGTGCTCGATGATGCGCACGCTGTAGTTTTCGTCGGCCAGTTCCCTGGCCAGGCGCAGCCCGATATTGCCGCCGCCGGCGATCATGATGCGCCGCGCCGTTTTTTCCGCCGTGCGCAGCTGCCGCACGGCGCGCCGAGCGTGGCGCGTGTCCGCCACCACCACGACCTCGTCGCCGGGCAGGATGACCGTGTCGCGGCCCGCCAGCAAGGGCCGGCCGTCGCGCACGATATCGACGATACGCGCGGAAACATCGGGCCAGAGCTCGCGCAGTGCATCCAATGACCGGTTG
Above is a genomic segment from Bordetella genomosp. 11 containing:
- the trkA gene encoding Trk system potassium transporter TrkA, whose translation is MKILIVGAGRVGTSVAENLVSEHNDITVIDIDARNLQDLQERCDLRGLQGDGAQVSVLREAGAEDADLFIACAASDAVNLVACRLARQVFNIPRRIARIRSSDVAEHPELLGDEGFCIDALISPERSVTIYLQSLIEFPEALQVVEFAGGRVSVVTVRVGRGSAMANRSLDALRELWPDVSARIVDIVRDGRPLLAGRDTVILPGDEVVVVADTRHARRAVRQLRTAEKTARRIMIAGGGNIGLRLARELADENYSVRIIEHGAARCQYLAEKLPSNVLVLHGNATDEALLERENIQDMDTWLALTSDDEDNIMSSLLAKRLGARRVIALINRQAYGELMQGSHIDVAVSPSHATMSELLRHVRRGDVLAVHRLRQGVIEALEAVARGDRSTSRVVGRQVCQLRLPKGAVIGALVRDDEIIMPEPDTVIQQDDHVIVFVPGRNQMARVEKLFQVSASFF
- a CDS encoding TrkH family potassium uptake protein — translated: MALFSLAMILPLGLAIYTGDAAREAFLYAAVACIAAGGLLWALTRRRRSELRPRDGFLLVSMVWTVLPALAAIPLLLYFHRAGTPLSFTDGYFEAMSGLTTTGATVLTGLDRLPPSINLWRATLVWLGGMGILVLAVAILPLLGVGGHQVFRAETPGPIKDEKLTPRIASTAKALYAVYFGFSLLCLLAYRLAGLSWFEAWCHMATTMGLGGFSTWDDGFAHFDSLPVEIVAIVFMLIAGINFATHFGAWHTRSLRPYLTCPQTIPYLVVTLGAALAIAVFLYVDGIYNTPGEAMRYGIFNAVSVITTTGYANVDYTQWPLFATLPMLLLSGVATSAGSTGGGIKMIRAILLAKQGRTELVTMLHPHAVSPVRLRGRVVDNRVMASVLAFMLMYGMSIAVLTILMLASGLDPVVAFSAVVASVNNTGPGLGPIGPMGSFSVLTDFQTWLCTFGMLIGRLELFTVLLLFTPAFWRR
- a CDS encoding YbdK family carboxylate-amine ligase — encoded protein: MEQIPFVPSAPNTLGIELELQLIDPRTFDLTAASDELLAQMADHPIADRVKPEITRSMIELNSSVHEHPMGLLAEMREMRTALCEAADAVGVSVAGGGAHPFMRWQERSISDTPRFQYLAEMYGYLARQFTVFGQHIHLGVKGGDQAIALTRQLSAYVPHFIALSASSPYYEGVDTLFSCCRLNAVNSFPLAGHMPPEVTDWYRFEAHLAQLRNLGLAESIKDLYWDIRPKPEFGTVEIRVCDTPLTVERACQLAAFAQALAVLLQREPQPEGGLWLAYRSNHFQACRFGLQGSYVTAEGHRLRLIDHLRALFGRLIPVADELGTTDMLTALRDDALRAGNDARWLRAQFHRLRDLPSVVESMTGAFRGEIGLVGMAGTDPTAVVRRRVRATSEPLGGVGVQTLAEPEPGTAPRRLH